A DNA window from Streptomyces asoensis contains the following coding sequences:
- a CDS encoding lipase maturation factor family protein — MDWFTAPEYWASRLVFQRALAGVYLVAFLTAALQFRPLLGERGMLPVPRFVERVPFRRAPSLFQLRYSDRLFALCAWTGCAVSGALIAGLDGLLPLGAAMALWLVPWALYLSIVNVGQTWYGFGWESLLLETGFLAVFLGNDEVAPPVLVLLLLRWLLFRVEFGAGLIKMRGDACWRKLTCLYHHHETQPMPGPLSWFFHRLPRPLHRVEAAANHFTQLVVPFLLFTPQPIATAAASLMILTQLWLILSGNFAWLNWITVVLAVPALGLPGGRHTAADTPLWYEVVVLAAVALLLFLSYHPVVNMLSRRQVMNRSFDPLHLVNTYGAFGSVSRIRYEVIVEGTLDEVPREDSDWREYEFKGKPGDPRHWPRQFAPYHLRLDWVMWFAALSPAYAGAWFAALVERLLENDRDTLRLLRRSPFPPDEPPRHIRARLFRYRCTTWRELRETGAYWQRTYVREYLPPTRLAGTAQRP; from the coding sequence GTGGACTGGTTCACCGCACCCGAGTACTGGGCGAGCCGACTGGTCTTCCAGCGGGCCCTGGCCGGCGTCTACCTGGTCGCGTTCCTGACCGCGGCCCTCCAGTTCAGGCCGTTGCTCGGCGAGCGGGGGATGCTGCCGGTGCCGCGTTTCGTCGAGCGGGTGCCCTTCCGGCGGGCGCCCAGCCTGTTCCAGCTGCGCTACTCCGACCGTCTGTTCGCCCTCTGCGCCTGGACCGGCTGCGCGGTGTCCGGGGCGCTGATCGCCGGCCTGGACGGGCTGCTGCCCCTCGGGGCGGCGATGGCCCTGTGGCTGGTGCCGTGGGCGCTGTACCTGTCCATCGTCAACGTGGGCCAGACCTGGTACGGGTTCGGCTGGGAGTCCCTGCTGTTGGAGACGGGCTTCCTCGCGGTGTTCCTCGGCAACGACGAGGTGGCCCCGCCCGTCCTCGTGCTGCTCCTGCTGCGCTGGTTGCTGTTCCGCGTCGAGTTCGGCGCCGGCCTGATCAAGATGCGGGGCGACGCCTGCTGGCGGAAGCTGACGTGCCTCTACCACCACCACGAGACCCAGCCGATGCCCGGCCCGCTCAGCTGGTTCTTCCACCGGCTGCCCCGGCCGCTGCACCGCGTCGAGGCGGCGGCCAACCACTTCACCCAACTCGTGGTGCCGTTCCTGCTGTTCACCCCACAGCCGATCGCCACCGCCGCCGCCTCCCTGATGATCCTGACCCAGCTCTGGCTGATCCTGTCGGGCAACTTCGCCTGGCTGAACTGGATCACGGTCGTCCTGGCGGTACCCGCGCTCGGCCTCCCCGGCGGCCGGCACACGGCTGCGGACACCCCGCTCTGGTACGAGGTGGTGGTGCTCGCGGCCGTCGCGCTGCTGCTGTTCCTCAGCTACCACCCGGTGGTCAACATGCTCTCCCGCCGCCAGGTGATGAACCGCTCCTTCGATCCGCTGCACCTGGTCAACACCTACGGCGCGTTCGGCAGCGTGAGCCGGATCCGCTACGAGGTGATCGTCGAGGGCACGCTCGACGAGGTGCCGCGCGAGGACTCCGACTGGCGCGAGTACGAGTTCAAGGGCAAGCCGGGCGATCCCCGGCACTGGCCGCGCCAGTTCGCCCCCTACCATCTGCGCCTGGACTGGGTGATGTGGTTCGCCGCCCTCTCGCCCGCCTACGCCGGGGCGTGGTTCGCCGCCCTGGTCGAACGGCTCCTGGAGAACGACCGCGACACCCTCCGGCTGCTGCGCCGCTCCCCCTTCCCGCCCGACGAGCCCCCGCGCCACATCCGCGCCCGGCTCTTCCGCTACCGCTGCACGACCTGGCGGGAGCTGCGCGAGACGGGCGCGTACTGGCAGCGGACGTACGTGCGGGAATACCTGCCGCCGACCCGGCTCGCGGGCACCGCTCAGAGGCCGTAG
- a CDS encoding amidohydrolase family protein gives MTVDAHHHVWELAVRDQDWIAEGSPLRRDFTVADLAPRARASGVDRTVVVQTVTVAEETPELLALADAHDLVAGVVGWTDLTRPDVADELARLRELPGGRHLKGIRHQVQGEPDPRWLLRADVGRGLAAVAAAGLVFDLVVRSHQLPACVEAAASLPGLTFVLDHAGKPPIASGAREPWASGVRALAALPNTVCKLSGLVTEADPAYWTAGDLRPYADTVLEAFGPARLMFGSDWPVCTPLVSYGEVLDLARELTGPQTHAEVFEGTAVRVYGL, from the coding sequence GTGACCGTCGACGCGCACCACCACGTGTGGGAGCTCGCGGTGCGCGACCAGGACTGGATCGCCGAAGGGAGCCCGCTGCGGCGGGACTTCACCGTCGCCGACCTCGCACCGCGGGCCCGCGCGAGCGGGGTCGACCGCACGGTCGTCGTCCAGACGGTCACCGTCGCCGAGGAGACCCCCGAACTCCTCGCCCTGGCCGACGCGCACGACCTGGTCGCGGGGGTCGTCGGCTGGACCGACCTCACCCGCCCGGACGTCGCCGACGAACTGGCCCGGCTGCGCGAGCTGCCCGGTGGCCGTCACCTCAAGGGCATCCGGCACCAGGTCCAGGGCGAGCCGGACCCGCGGTGGCTGCTACGGGCGGACGTGGGCCGTGGTCTGGCCGCCGTCGCCGCCGCCGGGCTCGTCTTCGACCTGGTGGTGCGGTCCCACCAGCTCCCCGCCTGCGTCGAGGCGGCCGCCTCGCTGCCCGGGCTCACCTTCGTCCTGGACCACGCGGGCAAACCGCCGATCGCGTCCGGCGCGCGGGAACCCTGGGCGTCCGGCGTACGGGCGCTCGCGGCGCTGCCCAACACGGTCTGCAAGCTCTCCGGGCTGGTCACCGAGGCGGACCCCGCGTACTGGACCGCCGGCGACCTCCGCCCGTACGCGGACACCGTCCTGGAGGCCTTCGGGCCGGCCCGGCTGATGTTCGGCTCCGACTGGCCGGTCTGCACGCCCCTCGTCTCCTACGGCGAGGTGCTGGACCTCGCGAGGGAGCTCACCGGCCCGCAGACGCACGCGGAGGTCTTCGAGGGCACCGCGGTGCGGGTCTACGGCCTCTGA
- a CDS encoding L-rhamnose mutarotase: MRVALHTRVRADRVDAYEAAHREVPGELTDAIRAAGATSWTIWRSGADLFHVLECEDYARLLAELEKLPVNTVWQARMAELLEVAHDYSAAGAGAGLPVVWELP, from the coding sequence ATGAGGGTCGCCCTGCACACCAGGGTCCGTGCCGACCGCGTCGACGCGTACGAGGCCGCGCACCGCGAGGTCCCCGGGGAACTGACGGACGCCATCCGCGCCGCCGGGGCCACCTCGTGGACCATCTGGCGCAGCGGCGCGGACCTGTTCCACGTTCTCGAGTGCGAGGACTACGCCCGCCTCCTCGCCGAGCTGGAGAAGCTGCCGGTGAACACCGTGTGGCAGGCGCGGATGGCCGAGCTGCTGGAGGTGGCGCACGACTACTCCGCCGCGGGAGCGGGCGCCGGCCTGCCCGTCGTGTGGGAGCTGCCGTGA
- a CDS encoding aldo/keto reductase, with protein MNALGRSAVPVSPLAFGAAVIGNLFTEVGEEQTHEAVTAAWQQGIRYFDTAPHYGLGLSERRLGAALREHPRGRYTVSTKVGRLLVPDERAGDDLADGFAVPATHRRVWDFSADGVRRSLDASLERLGLDRVDVVYLHDPDDHAEQAFREGYPALEKLRAEGVVGAIGAGMNQAEMLTRFVRDTDVDVVLCAGRYTLLDQRAGAGLLPAAAERGVSVVVGGAFNSGLLADPRPDATFDYARAPAALLERALRLKETAARHGITLRAAALAFCAAHPAVASVLVGARSAAEVRDCAAQFAVPVPAAFWQELRDTGLLPAREPSPREPS; from the coding sequence GTGAACGCGCTCGGGCGCAGCGCGGTCCCGGTCAGCCCCCTCGCCTTCGGCGCCGCCGTCATCGGCAACCTCTTCACCGAGGTCGGCGAGGAGCAGACCCACGAGGCGGTGACCGCCGCCTGGCAGCAGGGCATCCGCTACTTCGACACCGCGCCGCACTACGGCCTCGGCCTGTCCGAACGCCGTCTCGGCGCCGCCCTGCGCGAGCACCCCCGCGGGCGGTACACCGTCTCCACCAAGGTGGGCCGCCTCCTGGTGCCGGACGAGCGGGCCGGCGACGACCTGGCCGACGGCTTCGCGGTCCCCGCCACCCACCGCCGCGTCTGGGACTTCAGCGCCGACGGCGTACGGCGCTCCCTGGACGCGAGCCTGGAACGGCTCGGTCTCGACCGGGTGGACGTCGTCTACCTCCACGATCCCGACGACCATGCCGAGCAGGCCTTCCGGGAGGGCTACCCGGCGCTGGAGAAGCTGCGCGCGGAAGGCGTCGTCGGCGCGATCGGCGCCGGGATGAACCAGGCGGAGATGCTCACGCGCTTCGTACGGGACACCGACGTCGACGTCGTCCTGTGCGCGGGCCGGTACACCCTGCTCGACCAGCGCGCCGGGGCCGGCCTGCTGCCCGCCGCGGCGGAGCGGGGGGTGTCGGTGGTCGTCGGGGGCGCCTTCAACTCCGGCCTGCTCGCCGACCCCCGGCCGGACGCCACCTTCGACTACGCGCGGGCGCCCGCCGCACTGCTGGAACGCGCGCTGCGGCTGAAGGAGACCGCCGCGCGGCACGGCATCACCCTGCGGGCCGCGGCCCTGGCCTTCTGCGCTGCCCACCCGGCCGTCGCGAGCGTCCTGGTCGGCGCCCGCTCGGCGGCCGAAGTGCGGGACTGCGCGGCGCAGTTCGCCGTGCCCGTCCCCGCCGCCTTCTGGCAGGAACTGCGGGACACCGGTCTGCTTCCCGCGAGGGAGCCGTCACCTCGGGAGCCGTCATGA
- a CDS encoding SDR family NAD(P)-dependent oxidoreductase translates to MSDFEGLRALVTGGASGIGRATAELLAERGARVAVLDLDPSGVGEPLLGLRADVTDDASVRAAVEAAVAALGGLDVLVNNAGIGAQGTVEDNDDAAWHRVFDVNVFGMVRTARAALPHLRRSPHASVVNTCSIAASAGLPQRALYSATKGAVYSLTLAMAADHVREGIRVNCVNPGTADTPWVGRLLDTAEDPAAERAALEARQPTGRLVGAAEVAGAIAYLASPLSGATTGTSLAVDGGMQGLRLRPVQR, encoded by the coding sequence GTGAGCGACTTCGAAGGGCTGAGGGCCCTGGTGACGGGGGGCGCCTCCGGTATCGGCCGGGCGACCGCGGAGCTCCTGGCCGAGCGCGGCGCCCGGGTCGCCGTCCTCGACCTCGACCCGTCCGGCGTCGGCGAGCCGCTGCTCGGTCTTCGCGCCGACGTCACCGACGACGCGTCCGTACGGGCGGCGGTCGAGGCCGCGGTCGCCGCCCTCGGTGGGCTGGACGTCCTGGTCAACAACGCGGGCATCGGCGCCCAGGGGACGGTCGAGGACAACGACGACGCCGCATGGCACCGGGTCTTCGACGTCAACGTCTTCGGCATGGTCCGCACGGCCCGCGCCGCCCTGCCGCACCTGAGGCGTTCCCCGCACGCCTCCGTCGTCAACACCTGCTCGATCGCCGCTTCCGCCGGGCTTCCGCAGCGCGCGCTCTACAGCGCCACCAAGGGCGCGGTGTACTCCCTGACCCTCGCCATGGCCGCCGACCACGTCCGCGAGGGCATCCGCGTGAACTGCGTCAACCCTGGGACGGCGGACACCCCGTGGGTCGGCAGACTGCTCGACACCGCCGAGGACCCCGCCGCCGAACGCGCCGCCCTGGAGGCCCGTCAGCCCACCGGCCGGCTGGTCGGCGCCGCCGAGGTCGCCGGCGCGATCGCCTATCTGGCGAGCCCCCTGTCCGGCGCCACCACCGGTACCTCGCTCGCCGTCGACGGCGGGATGCAGGGCCTGCGGCTGCGACCGGTGCAGCGGTGA
- a CDS encoding FadR/GntR family transcriptional regulator translates to MEDSPRTGAAAAKGTVTQRAIERIKAMITDGTLEPGQRLPTERDLAAQLGISRSSMREAIRALTVLGVLEARHGSGIYVTALRAGDLLETFGVVADLSRGPRLVELLEVRRILESTATALAAARITPAELAAVEGHLAAMNATDDPEEILAHDLEFHRVIAAAAGNETMAAILEGLSSRTFRARVWRGYREVGAFARTRREHTAIHRALAARDPEAARAAAAAHVGEVEEWLRAQVGS, encoded by the coding sequence GTGGAAGACTCCCCGCGCACCGGGGCCGCCGCAGCGAAGGGCACGGTGACGCAGCGCGCCATCGAGCGGATCAAGGCGATGATCACCGACGGAACGCTGGAGCCCGGCCAGCGGCTGCCGACCGAGCGTGATCTCGCGGCCCAGCTGGGCATCTCCCGCAGCTCGATGCGCGAGGCGATCCGGGCGCTCACGGTGCTCGGGGTGCTGGAGGCCCGGCACGGCTCCGGGATCTACGTGACCGCGCTGCGGGCGGGCGACCTGCTGGAGACCTTCGGGGTGGTGGCCGACCTGTCGCGCGGCCCTCGGCTGGTCGAACTCCTGGAGGTGCGGCGGATCCTGGAGTCGACGGCCACCGCGCTGGCGGCGGCCCGCATCACGCCCGCCGAACTGGCCGCCGTCGAGGGGCACCTGGCGGCGATGAACGCGACGGACGACCCGGAGGAGATCCTCGCGCACGACCTGGAGTTCCACCGGGTGATCGCGGCGGCCGCCGGCAACGAGACGATGGCGGCGATCCTGGAGGGACTGTCCTCGCGCACCTTCCGGGCCCGGGTCTGGCGCGGTTACCGGGAGGTGGGCGCGTTCGCCCGTACCCGCCGCGAGCACACCGCGATCCACCGCGCCCTGGCCGCCCGCGACCCGGAGGCGGCCAGGGCGGCGGCGGCCGCCCACGTCGGCGAGGTCGAGGAGTGGCTGCGTGCGCAAGTGGGTTCCTGA